ACATCGGGGTACTCAGAGGATCTTGCTACTCCAGTATCCTTGCACCAATTATAAAACCCAATCAACTCATCAATCTGCTTGGCTGCACTCGCATATGCATCAAAGGCCTTGACACAGTCAGGATACTCCATATCAAAAAACCTGTCAAGCAACACTGCCAGGACCTCACAAATATCCGCATACAACTTGAAGCTCTCCTTCACAATCGGGTAAAGAGCAATCAATATCATCCGATTGTTCTTGGCCAACCCTGTTGGCCGGCACGACAAGAACCGGTCCAATAGCCGCTGCAGATGTCCCATCTTGCCAAAAATCCTCTCCGGCTGCATTTCCCTCAACGGAGTAACTTCCCTCTTCTCCTCTCTACCTTCCCGACCAACGGCCTCACTCATGTCCCCATAGGACCTACTTCTTCCAGTCATTCCATAACCTCCGCGTCCACTTTCGCCCCTAGAATCACCATAATCGTATTCATGGGACCTCGGCGGTGGAGATCTGAAATGATCTCTTCCTCCTTCATACACCACAATTGCTCCATTACTACTCCCACCGCCGCCTCTTTTTTGCTCAAATAGTATCATCTCAAGCCTCTGGTCCAAATACATCGCATAAGTCCTCACAAATGCAGAGTGGTCCCAAGAACTCGAATGAGCCTCATCTCTGAAATCGGACATGTTCAGGAGCCTGGTTCCACGCCTCGTGGCATACATAATCTCCTCTTGAAGCAAAGGATCTCCATCGTTCAAGAGCCTGTGAACGAGCACAAGCGCCTTGAGAGCCACGATCCAGTCGCGCGTCTTCCCGAGACGTTTGGAGACTGCAGACACGCAAGCGTGGACGTATCCGCGCGAGTAGGAGGTGAGGTTCAGGATCTCTCTAACGTATTTCTCATCCGCGGGGTCGTCGTCGTGACTCGTCGCCTTCACGATGGCCACTTCCAGGTCCGGTGCCATGTTGCTCGCCACTTTGGCTATGCCAATGCTGGTCTGATCCTTAACAGCCCCAATCGCTTTCCGGATCGTGCTCGACGACATTTCGACCGTTGATCAAAATCAAACCCAAAGCTCGACTGATCAAGATCTGTTAACACTGAATGGTTCAGACCGTGAATACAACAATCAATACAGTCCACTTAATTCACTAATGAATATTAACTGAAAAAACTGATATAATTACCGTTCCAAAATTTCAGGTGCTCTAGATCTGCGGAGAAGACGGTCCGATCGGGGAAAATGGTGTCGGATCTGTTGACTCGCCAAGCGGAGAGACGAATACGGCGTTGGATCGGTTGACTCgcgaagaagagagaagaatacGGCGTCGTACTCGTTTCTGCGGAACGGTAAGTACGGTAttgacaaagaaagaaagtgggGAGAGGCCAAGACAAAGAAGCGCAAAAAGTGATGGATATAAACGGAAGGTTCTGTTCCGGATACGTGGACGGATCAGAACCGTTGAGTTCTTGCTAAAGGATCAGAGATCAGAAAACTTTACTGGCGCCAGGCGGAAACGTCGGTAGGTATGTGCTTGTCTGGAAACAGGCAACGGCATGTGTGAACtgtgaagaagagaaaaggaCGAGGAGATAATTGGAATTACGTTTGCGTAAATGCtggattttaataataattgtTTTTCCTCTTTGTTTTCGACATGCTTCGATGAGTGCGGTTTACGTTGATGGggacaattttttcttttgcatgAGCGTGATTGACTGATACTAAATTCTTCTTCATTCCTCGAAGTTatcttctgattttttttttccacttttaaTATTGTACAATGCTCTAGAGACCTTTAAAATATTATCTCAAAAGTCTCTTAAATCTTTGTGACagtaaaataaccattgattaaaaatacacatatatgacccacttcacatccatcACTCCAAATTAAAATGGGTTAAATGGGGTATCAAACATTATCCTTTTAACATTGAGAGATCTGTAAATGGTTTATACATTGAACCTATTTAGCACAGCGGTTCCCGAGACGGGACCGCTAGCGGTACAGTTTTACGGAATCGTTGTGTTAAACGCGTGAATTAATCTGGGGGTACCGCTCAACAACCGTTAGATTAATCACTTTAAAATAAAAGTTTCAGATTGATGCTTTTTTAGAAGCGGTGTAGGAAAAGTGAAGCGGTTtgcatctttttttatttttttaaagaaaattacaTGGGTCCCATGTAATGATTCACTGtataacaaaattttattttatttttaaagaaaaatgtgGTTCCCacttatataatattttatattcatgtaacaatttcaacataactccTTTTTCgttcttttattaattaatatttttattaatacaaacattataaatatttatatatgaagTATACATTAAATTACaaacttatttaaatattaaactaaggtaattaatatttttacttaataaattatacttaaaaattaatatatttcgtaaattatatttattcatttataattataaaaattaatattaatattgaactaaaataattaaattttaaaaatacaaacaaaatatattttatacaaaTTAATCGCTAGCAGCAGTTAACAACTCTACTAAACACCTCACAGTTTATTtaacagctttaagctcagtttttttttcacagcttaatagctagcgttgaaaatcaacacaattgctctaccaaacggagcctttaTATTGTTATATTTGTACATGATTGCTGATTTTGTGTAATTAGCTTGATTTtaggctttttttttataatagggGAAGATGATGAGAGATGTTCGAATTAGAGACATTTATGAGGTACCATACATATGAGTGTCATCTAAACTACTCGTGATTCTCTAATTAACTTGTTTTATATAGGTTGATTTTGGTTTAGGTTAATTAGAATCATCTGTAGGTTGATTTAATTATA
This genomic window from Tripterygium wilfordii isolate XIE 37 chromosome 9, ASM1340144v1, whole genome shotgun sequence contains:
- the LOC120005625 gene encoding putative clathrin assembly protein At2g25430 is translated as MSSSTIRKAIGAVKDQTSIGIAKVASNMAPDLEVAIVKATSHDDDPADEKYVREILNLTSYSRGYVHACVSAVSKRLGKTRDWIVALKALVLVHRLLNDGDPLLQEEIMYATRRGTRLLNMSDFRDEAHSSSWDHSAFVRTYAMYLDQRLEMILFEQKRGGGGSSNGAIVVYEGGRDHFRSPPPRSHEYDYGDSRGESGRGGYGMTGRSRSYGDMSEAVGREGREEKREVTPLREMQPERIFGKMGHLQRLLDRFLSCRPTGLAKNNRMILIALYPIVKESFKLYADICEVLAVLLDRFFDMEYPDCVKAFDAYASAAKQIDELIGFYNWCKDTGVARSSEYPDVQGITSKLLETLEEFVRDRSKQPKSPERKEEAPVAQEEPVPDMNEIKALPPPENYTPPPPPEPAPPKPQPPQVAEDLVNLRDEGVTADDQGNRFALALFAGPPANNGNGSWEAFQSDGQPQVTSAWQTPAAEPGKADWELALVETASNLAKQKASLGGGFDPLLLNGMYDQGMVRQHVSTSQLSGGSASSVALPASGKSATPVLALPAPDGTVQAVNQDPFAASLTVPPPSYVQMADMEKKQHLLVQEQQVWQQYQTNGMQGQATLAKVTGAGYYTTGPMPAGMPYGMPPVNGMGAPPAGYYYTPHL